The Bradysia coprophila strain Holo2 chromosome IV, BU_Bcop_v1, whole genome shotgun sequence genome includes a region encoding these proteins:
- the LOC119086067 gene encoding 60S ribosomal protein L21, producing the protein MTNSKGYRRGTRDMFSRPYKKRGVIPLSTYMKVYKTGDIVDIKGNGAVQKGMPYKAYHGKTGRVYNVTPHAVGIIVNKRVRGKILPKRINVRIEHVQHSKCREDFLRRVKENERKLKDAKEKGKWVSLRRQPKQPRQAVVIKNPPVPVALAPIPYEFIA; encoded by the exons ATGACAAACTCCAAGGGTTATCGTCGTGGTACAAGAGACATGTTCTCTCGTCCATACAAGAAGCGAGGTGTTATCCCACTTTCCACATACATGAAAGTGTACAAAACTGGGGATATCGTAGACATTAAG GGTAACGGTGCCGTGCAAAAGGGTATGCCATACAAAGCATATCACGGAAAGACCGGCCGTGTATACAACGTTACACCCCATGCCGTTGGAATCATTGTCAACAAGCGTGTCCGCGGAAAGATTTTGCCAAAACGTATCAACGTTCGCATCGAACACGTACAACACTCGAAGTGCCGTGAAGACTTTTTGCGACGTGTCAAGGAAAACGAGCGCAAATTGAAAGATGCCAAGGAAAAGGGAAAATGGGTGTCGTTGAGACGTCAACCGAAACAACCTCGTCAGGCTGTTGTAATTAAAAATCCACCAGTACCAGTTGCATTGGCTCCAATTCCATATGAATTCATTGCATAA
- the LOC119086060 gene encoding transcriptional repressor p66-beta-like isoform X1 codes for MDVDVDVVDLSITPVIERSGVGNGSGEKDVDTLTRDIRSLARNSNITITPSQPNAAPFAAEAQIFNEQRTNFRVLRPRTEQKSYAEAPDIAFMPAKGSRSAHNGNIDSESEDEEMPPFVPMKELSAAEIWERERNLRKLRDELRNEETKLVLLKKIKQSQQLLKENIIVTPSVAPLPTSVMTKGSLTLTPTTLPATAPPAHLKNRTPSISMSRSTHGAMPMLPTRSSLPGGAVLTAGGSPNRGGMNQSRTGSNLSITPSVTITPTSATGMSGKHRNQHPISNINSVSITASHVPNSDQITKSTERQQSREETQTPAQRQAAAKLALRKQLEKTLLQIPPPKPPPPELHFIPNPSNTEFVYLLGLEHVVDYITKDKKMSPFNQPFRCGQCKIDFTPVWKWEKQGKTGNATFQNTPASKDPKVICEQCVTTNVKKALKAEHTNRLKTAFVKALQQEQEIEQRLATQGSMSPIDSPAPISTPIPVPVQPPQLSITKAVTPQPRPTPPPPPPASPAPSPTVSRSRQNMSSVSQDTINNAAAAAQLNAMANLGNLGNLGGNVNASLLQAFHQQVFRGLQGLGNSSANAQAQAQAQAHMMQFNPLLYSYQLSMAHQALASAGKNLNVNEIQRLAEMQRQYLMDIIPQQQQSNSNSNNRQNNWKT; via the exons atggATGTTGATGTTGATGTGGTCGATCTGAGCATAACACCGGTGATAGAGCGTAGCGGCGTTGGAAATGGTAGCGGTGAGAAGGATGTCGATACTTTGACCAGAGACATTCGATCACTTGCTCGCAATTCGAACATTACAATCACACCGTCGCAACCCAATGCAGCTCCATTCG CGGCTGAAGCCCAAATATTCAATGAACAGAGGACCAATTTTCGAGTTCTCCGTCCGAGAACTGAACAGAAATCGTACGCTGAAGCACCGGACATAGCTTTTATGCCAGCGAAAGGTAGTCGTTCGGCACACAATGGAAACATAGATTCGGAAAGTGAAGACGAGGAAATGCCACCATTCGTACCGATGAAG GAATTATCCGCAGCCGAAATATGGGAACGTGAAAGAAACCTGCGAAAGCTGAGAGACGAGCTACGCAATGAAGAAACGAAACTGGTccttttaaagaaaatcaagCAGTCACAGCAACTGCTGAAAGAGAACATTATCGTAACACCATCTGTGGCACCGCTGCCTACGTCTGTGATGACGAAAGGTTCGCTGACATTAACTCCGACAACTTTACCAGCCACAGCCCCACCAGCACATTTGAAGAATCGCACACCATCGATTTCGATGAGCCGATCCACACACGGTGCAATGCCAATGCTACCGACACGATCATCGTTACCTGGCGGAGCGGTCTTAACTGCTGGCGGTTCTCCAAATCGTGGTGGCATGAATCAGTCAAGGACTGGCAGCAACCTTTCCATTACACCATCGGTTACGATTACACCCACCTCGGCGACAGGAATGAGTGGAAAACATCGAAAC cAGCATCCCATTTCAAACATAAACTCTGTGTCAATTACTGCATCGCACGTACCCAATTCGGATCAAATAACGAAGAGTACCGAACGTCAACAATCGAGAGAAGAAACTCAAACACCGGCTCAAAGGCAAGCTGCCGCTAAGCTTGCACTTAGAAAACAGCTCGAGAAAACATTACTTCAG ATCCCTCCGCCAAAGCCACCTCCACCAGAACTACATTTCATCCCGAATCCGAGCAACACagagtttgtttatttactcGGATTGGAGCACGTTGTCGATTACATTACGAAAGATAAAAAGATGTCACCGTTTAATCAGCCGTTCCGATGCGGTCAgtgcaaaattgattttacgcCCGTTTGGAAATGGGAGAAACAAGGTAAAACTGGCAACGCAACGTTTCAAAACACTCCAG CGAGTAAAGATCCGAAAGTTATTTGTGAACAATGCGTTACGACTAATGTGAAAAAGGCTTTGAAGGCAGAGCATACCAATCGGTTAAAAACAGCTTTCGTTAAAGCTTTGCAACAG GAACAAGAAATCGAGCAACGATTGGCCACCCAAGGTAGCATGTCGCCCATCGATTCACCCGCACCGATATCGACGCCGATTCCGGTGCCTGTTCAACCACCACAACTCTCAATTACCAAGGCCGTGACACCGCAACCACGTCCAACACCACCTCCTCCGCCACCAGCTTCACCAGCTCCATCACCGACCGTATCACGATCTcggcaaaatatgtcgtccgTTTCACAGGATACCATAAATAATGCGGCTGCCGCTGCTCAACTGAATGCGATGGCCAATTTGGGCAATCTAGGAAATTTGGGCGGAAATGTGAACGCATCGCTTCTGCAAGCTTTCCATCAACAAGTCTTTAGAG GACTGCAAGGACTAGGCAATTCGTCAGCCAATGCTCAGGCTCAGGCTCAGGCTCAAGCGCATATGATGCAATTCAATCCACTGTTGTATTCGTATCAACTGTCCATGGCTCATCAAGCTCTAG CATCTGCTGGTAAAAATCTGAATGtcaatgaaattcaacgtttggCCGAAATGCAACGACAATATCTGATGGATATAATACCACAACAGCAACAATCCAATTCGAACAGTAATAATAGgcaaaataattggaaaacaTAA
- the LOC119086063 gene encoding ubiquitin carboxyl-terminal hydrolase 46, with protein MGANVSQLERDIGSDKFPANEHYFGLVNFGNTCYSNSVLQALYFCKPFREKVLEYKAKNKRTKETLLSCLADLFFSIATQKKKVGSIAPKKFIARLRKEKEEFDNYVQQDAHEFLNFLINHINEIILAERNQGQKKNATTNEPPEPTWVHEIFQGILTSETRCLNCETVSSKDENFFDLQVDVDQNTSITHCLRCFSNTETLCSDNKFKCDNCCSYQEAQKRMRVKKLPMILALHLKRFKYMEQYNRHIKVSHRVVFPLELRLFNTSDDAVNPDRLYDLMAVVIHCGSGPNRGHYISIVKSHGFWLLFDDDMVDKIEASTIEDFYGNSLTSDIQKSSETGYILFYQSRDCSA; from the exons ATGGGTGCGAATGTTTCACAACTCGAACGAGATATTGGCTCCGACAAGTTTCCAGCTAACGAACATTACTTTGGACTTGTAAAC TTCGGCAACACCTGCTATTCCAATTCGGTGTTACAAGCACTGTACTTCTGCAAACCGTTCAGGGAGAAAGTGTTGGAATATAAAGCGAAAAATAAGCGAACCAAAGAAACTTTGCTTTCCTGCCTGGCCGATTTATTTTTTAGCATAGCTACgcagaagaaaaaagttggttCAATTGCGCCCAAAAAATTCATCGCCAGATTGAGGAAGGAAAAAGAGGAATTTGACAATTATGTACAGCAAGACGCTCACGAATTTCTCAACTTTCTGATCAATCACatcaacgaaattattttggcCGAACGAAATCAAggtcaaaagaaaaatgcaaCAACAAACGAACCGCCAGAACCAACTTGGGTGCATGAAATTTTCCAAGGAATTTTGACGAGTGAAACTCGATGCTTGAATTGCGAAACGGTCAGCAGCAAAgatgaaaactttttcgatCTGCAAGTGGATGTGGACCAGAACACAAGTATTACGCATTGCCTGAGATGTTTTAGTAACACGGAAACGTTGTGCAGCGATAACAAGTTTAAGTGCGACAATTGCTGCAG CTACCAAGAGGCTCAAAAACGAATGCGTGTGAAGAAACTACCAATGATTCTTGCATTACATTTAAAACGATTCAAATACATGGAACAGTATAACAGGCACATAAAAGTGTCACACAGAGTAGTCTTCCCGTTGGAGTTGCGACTCTTCAATACG TCGGACGATGCAGTTAATCCTGACAGACTGTACGATTTAATGGCCGTGGTAATTCATTGCGGATCCGGTCCGAATCGCGGTCACTACATTAGCATAGTAAAGAGTCATGGTTTTTGGTTGCTGTTCGATGACGACATGGTCGAT aaaattgaaGCGTCAACAATTGAAGATTTCTATGGGAATAGTCTCACGTCCGATATCCAGAAGTCATCGGAAACCGGTTATATATTGTTCTACCAGTCCCGTGATTGTTCTGCTTAG
- the LOC119086060 gene encoding transcriptional repressor p66-beta-like isoform X2, whose product MDVDVDVVDLSITPVIERSGVGNGSGEKDVDTLTRDIRSLARNSNITITPSQPNAAPFAAEAQIFNEQRTNFRVLRPRTEQKSYAEAPDIAFMPAKGSRSAHNGNIDSESEDEEMPPFVPMKELSAAEIWERERNLRKLRDELRNEETKLVLLKKIKQSQQLLKENIIVTPSVAPLPTSVMTKGSLTLTPTTLPATAPPAHLKNRTPSISMSRSTHGAMPMLPTRSSLPGGAVLTAGGSPNRGGMNQSRTGSNLSITPSVTITPTSATGMSGKHRNHPISNINSVSITASHVPNSDQITKSTERQQSREETQTPAQRQAAAKLALRKQLEKTLLQIPPPKPPPPELHFIPNPSNTEFVYLLGLEHVVDYITKDKKMSPFNQPFRCGQCKIDFTPVWKWEKQGKTGNATFQNTPASKDPKVICEQCVTTNVKKALKAEHTNRLKTAFVKALQQEQEIEQRLATQGSMSPIDSPAPISTPIPVPVQPPQLSITKAVTPQPRPTPPPPPPASPAPSPTVSRSRQNMSSVSQDTINNAAAAAQLNAMANLGNLGNLGGNVNASLLQAFHQQVFRGLQGLGNSSANAQAQAQAQAHMMQFNPLLYSYQLSMAHQALASAGKNLNVNEIQRLAEMQRQYLMDIIPQQQQSNSNSNNRQNNWKT is encoded by the exons atggATGTTGATGTTGATGTGGTCGATCTGAGCATAACACCGGTGATAGAGCGTAGCGGCGTTGGAAATGGTAGCGGTGAGAAGGATGTCGATACTTTGACCAGAGACATTCGATCACTTGCTCGCAATTCGAACATTACAATCACACCGTCGCAACCCAATGCAGCTCCATTCG CGGCTGAAGCCCAAATATTCAATGAACAGAGGACCAATTTTCGAGTTCTCCGTCCGAGAACTGAACAGAAATCGTACGCTGAAGCACCGGACATAGCTTTTATGCCAGCGAAAGGTAGTCGTTCGGCACACAATGGAAACATAGATTCGGAAAGTGAAGACGAGGAAATGCCACCATTCGTACCGATGAAG GAATTATCCGCAGCCGAAATATGGGAACGTGAAAGAAACCTGCGAAAGCTGAGAGACGAGCTACGCAATGAAGAAACGAAACTGGTccttttaaagaaaatcaagCAGTCACAGCAACTGCTGAAAGAGAACATTATCGTAACACCATCTGTGGCACCGCTGCCTACGTCTGTGATGACGAAAGGTTCGCTGACATTAACTCCGACAACTTTACCAGCCACAGCCCCACCAGCACATTTGAAGAATCGCACACCATCGATTTCGATGAGCCGATCCACACACGGTGCAATGCCAATGCTACCGACACGATCATCGTTACCTGGCGGAGCGGTCTTAACTGCTGGCGGTTCTCCAAATCGTGGTGGCATGAATCAGTCAAGGACTGGCAGCAACCTTTCCATTACACCATCGGTTACGATTACACCCACCTCGGCGACAGGAATGAGTGGAAAACATCGAAAC CATCCCATTTCAAACATAAACTCTGTGTCAATTACTGCATCGCACGTACCCAATTCGGATCAAATAACGAAGAGTACCGAACGTCAACAATCGAGAGAAGAAACTCAAACACCGGCTCAAAGGCAAGCTGCCGCTAAGCTTGCACTTAGAAAACAGCTCGAGAAAACATTACTTCAG ATCCCTCCGCCAAAGCCACCTCCACCAGAACTACATTTCATCCCGAATCCGAGCAACACagagtttgtttatttactcGGATTGGAGCACGTTGTCGATTACATTACGAAAGATAAAAAGATGTCACCGTTTAATCAGCCGTTCCGATGCGGTCAgtgcaaaattgattttacgcCCGTTTGGAAATGGGAGAAACAAGGTAAAACTGGCAACGCAACGTTTCAAAACACTCCAG CGAGTAAAGATCCGAAAGTTATTTGTGAACAATGCGTTACGACTAATGTGAAAAAGGCTTTGAAGGCAGAGCATACCAATCGGTTAAAAACAGCTTTCGTTAAAGCTTTGCAACAG GAACAAGAAATCGAGCAACGATTGGCCACCCAAGGTAGCATGTCGCCCATCGATTCACCCGCACCGATATCGACGCCGATTCCGGTGCCTGTTCAACCACCACAACTCTCAATTACCAAGGCCGTGACACCGCAACCACGTCCAACACCACCTCCTCCGCCACCAGCTTCACCAGCTCCATCACCGACCGTATCACGATCTcggcaaaatatgtcgtccgTTTCACAGGATACCATAAATAATGCGGCTGCCGCTGCTCAACTGAATGCGATGGCCAATTTGGGCAATCTAGGAAATTTGGGCGGAAATGTGAACGCATCGCTTCTGCAAGCTTTCCATCAACAAGTCTTTAGAG GACTGCAAGGACTAGGCAATTCGTCAGCCAATGCTCAGGCTCAGGCTCAGGCTCAAGCGCATATGATGCAATTCAATCCACTGTTGTATTCGTATCAACTGTCCATGGCTCATCAAGCTCTAG CATCTGCTGGTAAAAATCTGAATGtcaatgaaattcaacgtttggCCGAAATGCAACGACAATATCTGATGGATATAATACCACAACAGCAACAATCCAATTCGAACAGTAATAATAGgcaaaataattggaaaacaTAA